One genomic window of Phycisphaerales bacterium includes the following:
- a CDS encoding sigma-54 dependent transcriptional regulator, translating to MAVVLLVEDDQDLRYSVASTLRREGYDTLEAESVRDGLAVYASRHVDLIITDLRMPGDGGLTLIKSVREEGFTGGVLVMTSDDSVATAVEAMKLGADEYLLKPISVAELSLVVKRSLERGKRDARLRLHERMASQPSAADANGLVGEHPAWKEAVSMVHRLAQLPLPDPGEGPQALPTVLLIGETGAGKGVLARELHRAADPSGQSPFVHVNCAALPANLIEAELFGHERGAFTDAKEAREGLFEMAAEGTIFLDEIGELPLELQSKLLLVLEAATLRRVGGTRERRVRARVIAATNQELPARVQDKSFRSDLYYRLNTFTVAIPPLRHRGDDAIALARSALEGFGKHFGRGVLTLSDEAEELIREHDWPGNVRELVNAMQHAALLSKARVIEPSDLQIAREADTHDGAEGLRFDFRRGPCTLEAVERELVEQALRHTNGNVTAAARLLQMQRSSIRNRIDRYGLESLVRELSMP from the coding sequence ATGGCCGTAGTCCTCCTTGTTGAAGACGATCAAGACCTGCGCTACTCCGTTGCGTCGACGCTACGCCGCGAGGGATACGACACCCTCGAGGCGGAGTCCGTTCGTGACGGGCTTGCGGTCTATGCATCGCGGCACGTCGATCTGATCATCACCGACCTTCGCATGCCTGGCGACGGCGGGCTCACGCTCATCAAGTCGGTCCGAGAAGAAGGATTCACCGGCGGCGTGCTGGTCATGACTTCGGACGACAGCGTGGCGACCGCCGTCGAGGCGATGAAGCTGGGCGCCGACGAGTACTTGCTCAAGCCCATCAGCGTGGCCGAGCTCTCGCTGGTCGTGAAGCGCTCGCTCGAGCGCGGCAAGCGCGATGCGCGATTGCGGCTGCACGAGCGCATGGCCAGCCAGCCATCGGCCGCGGACGCCAACGGCCTTGTGGGCGAGCACCCTGCGTGGAAGGAAGCGGTGTCGATGGTGCACCGCCTGGCGCAGCTGCCGTTGCCAGACCCCGGCGAGGGGCCGCAGGCCCTGCCCACGGTGCTGCTCATCGGCGAGACCGGCGCGGGCAAGGGCGTCCTGGCAAGGGAGCTGCACCGCGCGGCCGATCCATCGGGCCAGTCGCCGTTCGTGCACGTGAACTGCGCGGCGTTGCCGGCGAACCTGATCGAAGCAGAGCTCTTCGGCCACGAGCGCGGGGCATTCACCGATGCGAAGGAAGCGCGCGAGGGCCTCTTCGAGATGGCCGCCGAAGGCACGATCTTCCTCGACGAGATCGGTGAGCTTCCGCTCGAGCTGCAGAGCAAGCTGCTGCTCGTGCTCGAGGCCGCGACCCTCCGGCGCGTCGGCGGCACGCGGGAGCGTCGCGTTCGAGCCCGTGTCATTGCCGCGACGAACCAGGAATTGCCGGCGCGGGTGCAGGACAAATCGTTCCGCAGCGACCTGTACTACCGACTCAACACCTTCACGGTGGCGATCCCTCCGCTTCGACACCGCGGTGATGATGCGATCGCCCTTGCACGATCGGCCCTTGAGGGCTTCGGCAAGCACTTCGGCCGTGGGGTCCTCACGCTGAGTGACGAGGCCGAGGAGCTCATCCGCGAACACGACTGGCCGGGCAACGTCCGTGAGCTCGTCAATGCAATGCAGCACGCGGCATTGCTAAGCAAGGCGCGCGTCATCGAGCCTTCCGACCTGCAGATCGCACGCGAAGCTGACACGCACGACGGTGCGGAAGGCCTCCGATTCGACTTCCGGCGCGGGCCGTGCACGCTCGAAGCCGTGGAGCGAGAACTCGTCGAGCAGGCGCTCCGACACACCAATGGAAACGTCACCGCCGCAGCACGTCTGCTGCAGATGCAACGAAGCAGCATCCGCAATCGGATCGATCGGTACGGCTTGGAGTCTCTGGTGCGGGAGCTCAGCATGCCATGA
- a CDS encoding prepilin-type N-terminal cleavage/methylation domain-containing protein, whose product MQNRALNRRQIRRARCTASRGVTLLEALVVMALLAVLLGILLPVLASAIDASRSFRCQMSLRNVAFDLRMFLDPALDEGRTHDPCSRHGHVAIETFQESLYGIDEYWRYGQGRSQVSLGNSEDVPLRCAAVRGDLVLRRDAPCSSGGVASWDTVSYTFNARLHRIEGPGGRSMSTCLNERVIDESMVPLAWDVDGREATRRGVTPVYSAPPTEADSLYDDGRLWMPASRHGSGINVAFLDGHVDSSRRPLEEPGWRWDYSLRH is encoded by the coding sequence TTGCAGAACCGAGCGCTCAACCGAAGGCAGATTCGTCGTGCACGGTGCACGGCCAGCCGCGGCGTCACGCTGCTCGAGGCGCTCGTGGTGATGGCGTTGCTCGCCGTGCTGCTCGGGATCTTGCTCCCAGTGCTCGCGAGCGCCATCGATGCGTCGAGGTCGTTTCGCTGCCAGATGTCCCTCCGCAACGTCGCGTTCGACCTGCGGATGTTCCTCGACCCCGCGCTCGACGAAGGCCGGACGCACGACCCCTGCTCGCGTCACGGGCACGTAGCCATCGAGACGTTCCAGGAGAGCCTCTACGGCATCGACGAGTACTGGCGCTACGGGCAGGGTCGCTCGCAGGTCTCCCTCGGCAATTCTGAAGACGTTCCGCTTCGTTGCGCGGCCGTTCGCGGCGATCTCGTGCTCCGGCGCGATGCACCGTGCTCGAGCGGCGGCGTAGCGAGTTGGGACACGGTTTCGTACACCTTCAACGCCAGGCTGCACCGGATCGAAGGTCCGGGTGGTCGGAGCATGAGCACGTGCCTGAACGAACGGGTAATCGACGAGTCGATGGTGCCGCTGGCGTGGGACGTCGACGGCCGCGAGGCGACGCGCCGCGGCGTCACGCCCGTGTACTCGGCCCCGCCCACGGAGGCCGACTCGTTGTACGACGACGGGCGGCTGTGGATGCCCGCCTCACGTCACGGCTCGGGCATCAACGTGGCGTTCCTCGACGGACACGTCGATTCGTCGCGTCGGCCGCTGGAAGAGCCGGGCTGGCGGTGGGACTACTCGCTCAGGCACTAG
- a CDS encoding class I SAM-dependent methyltransferase, with protein sequence MSAWKRSVRRVLRPALVPLEDAIAGAGGWHAWRGGLDGSLTSAIGDVHIERRLRDELAYWVRAVNVPGAHEAIDPTYGDFHAVFARWQTDRCKELADWLGVPDVAAWQLDTAVLEIGGGPHPMVAQGRWRLAAAVDPLNDGYASCELFPPGPLGFTPVAASGEQMPVTSASFDVVVCDNCLDHVADPGRVVAEIARVLRPGGHAWILVDLRTSIDDMHPHAFTPELLGAMLTSQGLDTVRERVGEHASHPLAYGEVRVLARKRDDRPG encoded by the coding sequence GTGTCGGCGTGGAAGCGCTCCGTCCGACGCGTGCTCCGCCCAGCGCTCGTACCACTCGAAGATGCGATCGCCGGCGCCGGTGGGTGGCACGCGTGGCGCGGCGGACTCGACGGCAGCCTGACCAGCGCCATCGGCGACGTGCACATCGAACGACGCCTGCGCGACGAACTCGCGTACTGGGTGCGGGCCGTCAACGTGCCGGGCGCCCACGAGGCCATCGATCCAACGTACGGCGACTTCCACGCCGTCTTCGCCCGCTGGCAGACCGACCGGTGCAAGGAACTGGCCGACTGGCTGGGCGTGCCCGACGTCGCGGCATGGCAGCTCGACACCGCGGTGCTCGAGATCGGCGGCGGTCCACACCCCATGGTCGCCCAGGGCCGGTGGCGTCTCGCCGCGGCGGTCGACCCGCTCAACGACGGGTACGCCTCGTGCGAGCTGTTCCCGCCCGGTCCACTCGGCTTCACGCCCGTCGCCGCCTCGGGCGAGCAGATGCCCGTGACGAGCGCGAGCTTCGACGTGGTCGTGTGCGACAACTGCCTCGACCACGTGGCCGACCCGGGCCGCGTCGTCGCCGAGATCGCACGCGTGCTCAGGCCGGGCGGCCACGCCTGGATCCTGGTCGACCTGCGGACCTCGATCGACGACATGCACCCGCACGCCTTTACGCCCGAGCTGCTCGGCGCCATGCTCACGAGCCAGGGCCTCGACACGGTCCGCGAGCGCGTGGGTGAGCACGCCAGCCATCCGCTGGCCTACGGCGAGGTCCGCGTGCTCGCGCGAAAGCGCGATGATCGGCCGGGCTGA
- a CDS encoding HAMP domain-containing sensor histidine kinase: MARHSLKTRFAILLAALGVVVVINIATMLWGLAFLEQQLDEPMRATERALSLLSTAKRAAGTQYNDIAQGTRVAAIGPAHSSNGDGSESIDRVALLELSDEARQAAADLIAAERLEVVLGQGVPRYLARSIARAEDAVRTWLDTGDDADRDVALGMLFDIHERIEATETLVIENAQRASSHTDDVRKKMLLSLAGSVAIAVLSGVLAVQLVRRWVLLQVTELRVATERFARGELGYRVEVRGKGELAELAAEFNAMAGTISSMQTERIERERLAAFGTATSRIIHNIKSPLSGIRMMAELAESEPDAPQRTEQLSRIISTVDRVNVWLKRLLDLTRPEQLNRVRVNPGEWLEESLASLADRAGASGIELSIDGQRAPDAVSIDPSQLEQAIVALVSNAIEVTPSGGAIRVHAWSENGTAAPGTWGIDVEDGGPGVPPEVEGNLFQPYFTTKSQGNGIGLAMVHKVAKDHGGDAWLRDAGVGRGAVFAVSLPVE; this comes from the coding sequence ATGGCACGGCACTCGCTAAAGACCAGGTTCGCGATCTTGCTGGCGGCATTGGGCGTCGTCGTCGTCATCAACATTGCCACCATGCTGTGGGGGCTGGCGTTCCTCGAACAGCAACTCGACGAGCCCATGCGCGCTACCGAGAGGGCCCTCAGCCTGCTCAGCACCGCCAAACGGGCCGCCGGAACACAGTACAACGACATAGCCCAAGGTACTCGGGTGGCCGCCATCGGCCCAGCCCATTCGAGCAACGGCGACGGATCCGAATCCATCGATCGTGTTGCGTTGCTCGAGCTCAGCGATGAAGCGCGGCAGGCCGCGGCCGACCTCATTGCAGCCGAGCGATTGGAGGTGGTGCTGGGCCAGGGGGTCCCTCGATACCTCGCCCGAAGCATCGCGCGTGCTGAGGACGCCGTGCGTACCTGGCTCGATACGGGGGACGACGCCGATCGCGATGTTGCACTGGGCATGCTGTTTGACATCCATGAGCGGATTGAGGCCACGGAGACGCTCGTTATCGAGAACGCCCAACGGGCCAGTTCGCACACCGACGACGTGCGGAAGAAGATGCTGCTCTCGCTGGCTGGGAGCGTGGCGATCGCGGTGCTCTCGGGGGTGTTGGCCGTCCAGCTCGTCCGGCGGTGGGTGCTCTTGCAGGTCACCGAGCTTCGCGTCGCTACGGAGCGATTCGCGAGGGGCGAGCTTGGGTATCGCGTCGAGGTCCGCGGCAAGGGCGAATTGGCCGAACTGGCGGCCGAGTTCAACGCCATGGCCGGCACCATTTCGTCGATGCAGACCGAGCGCATCGAGCGTGAACGCCTGGCCGCATTCGGCACTGCCACGAGCCGCATCATCCACAACATCAAGAGCCCGCTGTCGGGCATCCGCATGATGGCCGAGCTCGCCGAGAGCGAGCCTGATGCGCCCCAGCGGACCGAGCAGCTCTCGCGCATCATCTCGACGGTCGACCGCGTGAACGTATGGCTCAAACGCTTGCTCGACCTCACGAGGCCAGAGCAGCTCAACCGCGTCCGCGTCAACCCCGGCGAGTGGCTCGAAGAGTCGCTGGCCTCGCTGGCCGATCGGGCCGGAGCCTCGGGCATCGAGCTTTCGATCGACGGGCAACGCGCGCCCGATGCAGTCTCGATCGACCCGTCCCAGCTCGAGCAGGCGATCGTCGCGCTGGTCTCGAACGCGATCGAGGTGACGCCCAGCGGCGGCGCGATTCGCGTGCACGCGTGGTCCGAAAACGGTACCGCGGCACCCGGTACGTGGGGCATCGACGTGGAAGACGGCGGGCCGGGCGTACCGCCGGAGGTCGAGGGCAATCTGTTCCAGCCCTACTTCACGACGAAGTCGCAAGGGAATGGCATCGGGCTTGCAATGGTGCACAAGGTGGCGAAGGACCACGGCGGCGACGCCTGGCTTCGCGACGCCGGAGTGGGCCGCGGCGCGGTATTCGCCGTATCCCTTCCCGTGGAATGA
- the phoU gene encoding phosphate signaling complex protein PhoU, whose amino-acid sequence MESRPAFDRPIGGQGLPRQIVSLKRQLIKEASYATAMIEQALDALLRLDRPQAKAVRKQDDVIDRQELEIEEACLDLLLMQHPVASDFREVLFVLRVNTQVERVGDHATSIAKCASRMVKAGIEPRWPTSLIEMAHRVPACCHKTLRAVLDEDLDAAREIIAEDEVIDDLEKTLFSETLGIINNEPQGDLAGLYIFRVGRELERTADVMAGICRDLIFRETGENVRHS is encoded by the coding sequence ATGGAATCACGACCGGCATTCGATCGCCCGATCGGCGGGCAGGGCCTGCCGCGGCAGATCGTCAGCCTCAAGCGGCAGCTCATCAAGGAAGCGTCGTACGCGACGGCCATGATCGAGCAGGCCCTGGACGCCCTCCTGCGGCTCGACCGGCCCCAGGCCAAGGCCGTCCGCAAGCAGGATGATGTCATCGATCGGCAGGAACTGGAGATCGAGGAAGCGTGCCTCGACCTGCTGCTGATGCAGCACCCGGTCGCCAGCGATTTCCGCGAGGTGTTGTTCGTGCTGCGCGTAAACACGCAGGTCGAGCGTGTGGGCGACCACGCCACCAGCATCGCCAAGTGCGCGTCGCGCATGGTCAAGGCGGGGATCGAACCGCGCTGGCCGACGTCGCTCATCGAGATGGCCCACCGCGTGCCCGCCTGCTGCCACAAGACGCTCCGGGCCGTGCTCGACGAAGACCTCGATGCCGCTCGCGAGATCATCGCCGAGGACGAGGTCATCGATGATCTCGAGAAGACGCTGTTCTCCGAGACCCTGGGCATCATCAACAACGAGCCGCAGGGCGATCTGGCGGGCCTGTACATCTTCCGTGTGGGCCGAGAACTCGAGCGGACCGCCGACGTCATGGCAGGCATCTGCCGGGACCTGATCTTCCGGGAGACCGGCGAGAACGTCCGGCACTCTTAA
- a CDS encoding PP2C family protein-serine/threonine phosphatase, which yields MVGTRGPKIIGVLSRPKSRRALLVSALVLQAIVLSIGWFATFRLVQRSFAGVVEDLVQQQNAEIAANVAKLLPETMGDVEFGSEQWERLQRIIEDEELSGLLAGGFVCLVEPSGRLLCHPEIRENPGLREFSFDGKELAESLGNRDQSVPLMQAGAVGMPSTGIVQFTSDFHFVGTQPVGDDGLRLLVHQPVGSVVNVGRESTRWVLVFAGIAAVGVLGISGLGLNALMNRFEGVQEQLNRQMREGLLVARRIQQAALPRELPTLAGYELAGESIPAEETGGDTFDFTRLDGGKAVSMMIADATGHGIGPALAVSQLQAMAKLAWQHEPDHDVVRITDVLNQRMHENLPDGRFVTAWMGVLDAANGVVRMVSAGQDPQLVVRASTGRAERLTTDTVPLGILADLPQYAARSVTLEPGDLLLVATDGIAEASGPTGEQFGVDRMIEVAERLAASGPQAVVEGLLEAAERFTGGVEASDDRTVLALRRSPSAGT from the coding sequence GTGGTTGGTACGCGCGGTCCGAAGATCATCGGGGTCCTCTCTCGGCCGAAGAGCCGCCGGGCGCTGCTCGTGTCGGCGCTCGTGTTGCAAGCCATCGTGCTGAGCATCGGCTGGTTCGCGACGTTCCGGCTGGTCCAGCGGTCGTTCGCCGGCGTGGTCGAGGACCTCGTGCAACAGCAGAACGCCGAGATCGCCGCCAACGTCGCCAAGCTGCTGCCCGAGACCATGGGCGACGTCGAGTTCGGCAGCGAACAGTGGGAGCGACTCCAGCGGATCATCGAGGATGAAGAGCTCAGCGGCCTTCTCGCCGGTGGGTTCGTGTGCCTGGTCGAGCCCAGCGGGCGCCTGCTGTGTCATCCCGAGATCCGCGAGAACCCGGGCTTGCGTGAGTTCAGCTTCGATGGGAAGGAACTCGCGGAAAGCCTTGGAAATCGTGACCAGTCGGTCCCGCTCATGCAGGCGGGCGCCGTCGGCATGCCGAGTACGGGCATCGTGCAGTTCACCAGCGACTTCCACTTCGTGGGCACGCAGCCGGTGGGCGACGACGGGCTCCGCCTGCTCGTGCACCAGCCCGTGGGCAGCGTCGTCAACGTGGGACGCGAGAGCACGCGTTGGGTGCTCGTGTTCGCGGGCATCGCGGCCGTGGGCGTGCTGGGCATCTCGGGCCTCGGGCTCAACGCGCTCATGAACCGGTTCGAGGGCGTGCAGGAGCAACTCAATCGCCAGATGCGCGAGGGCTTGCTCGTGGCTCGTCGAATCCAGCAGGCAGCGCTGCCCCGCGAGCTTCCGACGCTGGCGGGATACGAACTGGCGGGCGAAAGCATCCCCGCCGAGGAGACCGGCGGCGACACGTTCGACTTCACGCGTCTCGATGGGGGGAAGGCCGTCTCGATGATGATCGCAGATGCCACGGGCCACGGCATCGGTCCGGCGCTGGCGGTGTCGCAGCTCCAGGCCATGGCCAAGCTGGCGTGGCAGCACGAACCCGACCACGACGTCGTCCGCATCACCGACGTGCTCAACCAACGCATGCACGAGAACCTGCCCGACGGCCGGTTCGTGACGGCGTGGATGGGCGTGCTCGACGCAGCCAACGGCGTCGTTCGGATGGTGAGCGCGGGCCAGGACCCTCAGCTCGTCGTTCGGGCGTCGACGGGCCGGGCCGAACGCCTGACGACCGATACGGTGCCGTTGGGCATCTTGGCCGACTTGCCCCAGTACGCGGCGCGCTCGGTCACGCTCGAGCCCGGCGACCTGCTGTTGGTGGCGACCGATGGCATCGCCGAAGCGAGCGGACCGACAGGCGAGCAGTTCGGCGTCGACCGGATGATCGAGGTCGCTGAGCGGCTGGCCGCAAGCGGCCCGCAGGCGGTCGTCGAAGGCCTGCTGGAAGCGGCCGAACGCTTCACCGGCGGGGTCGAGGCCAGCGACGATCGGACCGTGCTGGCGCTGCGGCGGAGCCCATCTGCCGGGACGTGA